The genomic DNA CGCGATCCGCTGGTGGCGGCCCTGTTCGGCGCACCGCAATCGCTGCAGAAGGCTCAGCAGTAAAGCTGGCAGCAAGACGTTATGCCGACCGGCACCTGACGGTGGCAAGCTTCGCCCGAGGCTGACCACCACCTGGTGCCGCTGTTTTTGTGCCGCTGCTTTGCCATCCCTGTCGCCGCGCCGTTGAAATGTTGACCACATCCCCCATCTGAGGTGGACGTGTGACTTCGGGACGGCGAAATGGAAGCATTACTCAGTATCACCCTGTTGGCGCTGGCCGTTGCCACGCCATTCTGGTATCCGCGCTGGACCTTGAAGCGCGCCTTGGCACGACCGCTGCCGCCCGCCGCGCTGCGCACGCTGTCCGAATACATCCCCGTCTACGACCGCCTCGATCCGGCCTTGCAGCAGCAGCTGCAGCGCCTCATCGTCCAGTTCCTGCACCAGAAGAAATTCGTTGGCTGCGCCGGGCTGGAAGTCACGGACGAGATGCGAGTCGCCATTGCCGGCCTGGCCTGCATGCTGCTGCTGAACCGTCCCAGCAAGGTCTATCGCCCGCTGCACACGATTCTGGTCTATCCCGGCGCGTTTGCCGCCGCGCGCCAGGAAGTCGGGCCTGGCGGCATCGTCACCGACGGCCGCCAGACGATGCTGGGCGAATCCTGGACCGACGGCCGCGTGGTGCTGTCGTGGGAGGACGTGGCCCGCGGCGCGCGCGAGTGGAGCAGCGGCCACAACGTCGCCCTGCACGAATTCGCCCACCAGCTCGACAGCGAATCCGGCACGACCAACGGCGCGCCTTACCTGGGCAGCGCGGACAGCTACCGCAGCTGGTCCGCCGTGCTGTCGCGCGACTTCGCCCACCTGCGCCACGAGGCCTGGACGGGCAATCCGGACAGCGTACTGGACCATTACGGCGCCACCAGCCCGGCCGAGTTCTTTGCCGTGGCCACCGAGGCGTTCTTCGGCAAGCCATGGCAGTTGCGCGAACGTCACCCGGCCCTGTTTGACGAGCTGAGCAAATACTACCGCGTCGACCCGCGCGACTGGCAGGATGCGCCGGTGGCGGAGCCGGCAATTGTCGAGATGCCGGCCGTGCCGGCAAACCGCTCGTTCGCCTGGGCCAGCTGGTAAGCGCGCGCGAACAGCCGGGCTCGTGTCCCACCGCGGTGTCAGTCACCAAAACGGGACACGAGCTCGAGCACGACTGACCCGCCGTCGGCCTGACGCGGCCGTGCCGCCCGCCCATATGTGCGTCAACGAACGGAAGCGCCGGACCCACGCGGGCAAGCTGACTGCGTTCAATCATGCGGGAGAAAACAATGACAACGATCATCGCAGGACATTTCCAGCTGCAGGAAGAGGTCGACAACGCGCGCCAAGCGCTGGTCGATGCCGGTTATCCGGCCGACGCCATCAGCGGCTTCTACGTCAGCCAGCCGGGCCAGCACGACGCCCATCCGCTCGGTGGCGACCGCGACAAGTCGCCGGGCGCCAAGGACAGCCCGGAAGGCCTGGCGAAAGGCGCCGCGACGGGCGGCGCCATCGGTGCCGCGCTGGGGGCCGCCACCGTGCCGCTGACCGGGCCGGCGGGACCCGTCGTCGGCGGGCTGGTGGGCGCACACGTGGGTTCGCTGTACAGCTTTTCGCACATGAAGGAGAAGGGCGAACCCGAGCAGGGCGGCGAGAACATGGTCGAGCCGCGCGCACCCGGCATGATGATCGCGGTGGCGCTGCCGGAGGGCGACACCGACCGCGCCATCGGCCTGCTGCGCGACCTCGGGGCACGCCGCATTGAACAGGCCGAAGGCACCATCACGGGCGGCGACTGGAAGGATTTCGATCCGCTGTCGCTGCCGCGCCTGGTCGGCTGACCGTCACACGAGACCAGCGCCGCGCCGTCGGCCGCGCTGCGGGGAGGGCAAGATGACACAGGCATGGCTGATCCTCACCGGGCCGGACGGCCGCGAACTCGCCTCTCCGAGCGAGGCGCAGCTGGCCGCGGCGCTGGCGGATGTCTACGCCGGCCACACCCGCGCGGCGGATGGCGGGCCCGGCTCGGCCGTGCTGAGGTTCGGCTATGACGACGGGTTGATGTACCAGCTCGAGGTCGGCGCCGGCGGTGCCGTGCGCTACGAGGAATGGTCGGACCGCGACTGCGAGATCGCGCTGGCCGAGCCGCGCCAGATGTCGGCCGCACAGGACGAGGCGCTGCAGCTGTGGAAATGGCTGGCGCAGCGGCAGGTGGCGCGGATTCGGGAGCAGGACTGGCTATGAAACCCGTGGGGGTGTGTCGATTGTCGCCGGCGCTGCCCTAATGCGCCATCAGCACCGGCACCGTCATCCCGTCCAGCACGGCGCGGGTCACGCCGCCCAGCAGTGTCTCGCGCAGGCGCGAGTGGCCGAAGGCACCCAATACCATCAGATCGCAGCCCCGCTCGGCGGCCAGCGCCAGCAGCGTTTCCCCCACCTGCGACGGTCGCTTCAAGAGGCCGTGCCGCGGGCTGGCCGCCAGCGTCACCTGGGCCGCCACGCCGTGCCGGCCCAGCCAGGCCACCACGTCCGCGCCGGGCTCGTTGCCGAACAGCGCCGGGTGCAGTTCCGCGTCGAGGATCGCCACCGTCACTTGCTCGGCCCGCCGCAGCAGCGGCAGGGCCTCGCGCACGGCACGCGCGGCTTCCTTGCTGGCGTTCCACGCCACCAGGACGTCGCGCCCGGGCAGCGGCGCACCGGGACTGGCGACGCCCGCCGCGCTGACGGAGATCGATCCGCGCGGCCGCGCCGTGTGCGGCAGCACGAGCACGGGGCAGCCCGATTCGGTCAGCACCTCGGCGGGGAAGCCCGCCGCGCTGCCGCGCTGGTCCGGCAGCACCTGGCCGACGATGGCCAGGTCCGCATGGCGCGCCACCAGGGACAGGCCGGCGCCCGGTTCGTCGTCCAGCACCCGTTCCTCGAACGACTGCACGCCCAGCGCGCGCAATTGCGGCGCGAAGCCGGCCAGCGCGTGGGCGGCGCGCTCGCGCAGCACGTCCAGGTGGCGCGCCAGGTTGGGGTCCTGCTCGTCCACCATCTCGTTCTGGTACAGGAAGCGCGACACGCCCGTCAGCGCCACGCCGATCACGTGCGCGTCGTGCTGCAAGGCCAGCTCGGCCGCCAGCAGCACGCGCGCACCCGCGTGCGGCGCTTCGTCGAGATGTACCAGGATCGTCTTGTAGGCCATGCGCCGATTATAGGAGTGGCGTGAACGGGTGCGCGCACGGCACGGGGATCAAGGCCCGCGCCGTTCCATGCGGGTCTGGCAGCCGATGCACAGGCAGGCTTCGGGGCGCGCATCCAGGCGCGACGCGCCGATCGGCCCGCCGCAGCTCTCGCAGATGCCGTACTCGCCCTGGTCGAACTTGGCCAACGCGTGCCGGATCGCGGCCAGTTGCGCGAGCCGGTGCTCGTCGGCCTCGGCTTCGAGCTGGTTCAGCGTGCGGTTGCTGGCGCTGTCCGCCGGCGACGTCTCGATTTCCTCGACGGCCGGCGTGCGATTGAACTCGCTGGCCGGCCGGTCCGCGTACTGGCCCAGCAGGGTGCTCTTGCGTGCCTCCAGCAACGCCTTCAGCGCCGCCAGCCGATCCGGGGTCAAGTCGTTCATTTGCGTGCTCTGGAGTGCGCGCGGGCGGCGCTGGTTGGACATCGTCGCAGCAATGAAGTGCCAGCGGACCCGCTGGCTTCACGCATGCAATTCACGCACCCATTGTATGCCCGTCGTCCGGTTTGCGCGAGTCGGCCTTGTAGGCGTCCAGGTTGTCCCGCAGGTCTTCGAGTGCCGCCGCGGCATCCTTGGCCTGCGCGCCCGCGATCGCGCCCGCCAGTCCCAGCAGCGCGGCCACGATGCCGGCGATGTCCTTGGCGCGGTCGATCCGGCGGATCGTCTCGCGCGCCCGCCCGGCCACTTCCAGCAGCTGCGCCTGCGGCACCACGAGGCCCGCCGTGGCCAGGCGCGCGGCGTCCACGTACAGGCTGTTGGCCTGCTGGCGCAACGCCACCTCCTGCTCGAACAGCGCCTGCGCGTCGGCATGCGTGATGCCGCCGCCATCGGCGTCGCCCGCCACGGCCGCGTCATCATCGGCACCGTCCACCTGCTGGCCGTTGCGGCGGATGGCGCGCATGATGCGTTCGTGCAGGGCGTTGGCGCTGGCGGACAGGCTGTCGGCCAGTGCTTCGATATCGGCCGGCAGGGTGGTGGGGGATGAAGCGCTCATGGCAGGGCTCCGGTGGCGGTCGGTACGGGGGCGGGCGTGGCGACGCGTACGCTGGCCGGAGGACCGTCGAGGCCCTGCACCAGCGCCTGGTGGCGCGTCTGGATCTCGTGCACGTGGCGCGCGGCCAGCGTGTGGCGCAGGCCCAGCAGGCGGTACTCGCTGGCCTTTTCCTGCCGGTGCGCTTTCGCCAGCACGGCCAGCAGCCGGTCTTTCGGGTTGTCCGCGAACGCGGTTTCCACGTCCAGCGTGCCCAGCACGATGGCGCGTTCGTTGTCGTGCGTCTTGTCGTAGTGGCGCAGCACGGTGCTCATGGCATCCAGCGACGCCTGCATCGGTTCATACCCTTCGCGCAGCATGGCCTGCACGGCCTTGTCCTGTTCCCGGCCGCCCACCAGGCGCGCCAGCAGCCGGGTCAGGCCGGCGTAGGCGCTGACGTGGCGGTCGGTGATGCCCGCATCCGGCCAGGCCTTGATGCCGCTGGCGGCGCCCTTGAGCTGGTCGTCCACGCTGAACTGCTCGCCGCCGGCCAACGCGCCGAGGACCCGCATATACGCGACGACCGCCTGCTGGATCGCGATAAAGTCGGGGTAGGCTTCGCGCCGCTTCTCGTCGAGCGAGCGTTCGCGCTGGTCGGCGGCGGCCGACAGATAGGGTTGTTCGCGCTGGTAGGTGTCGCGGTAGCGCTGGCTCAGTTCCGCGTAGGACGTCAGCGTGGGCGCCAGCGCGGCGAATTCGCGCACGCCGTCCAGCCGCTTCTGGCCGGCGCAGCCGGCCAGCCCGGCCAGCAACAAAGCAAGCAGCGCCAGCTGCCAGCAACGGCGCACCAGGGCAGGGAAGTTGGGCAGGGCGGACGACGCATGCATGATGGGCCTTTCTCGTGACCGGTATCAGTATGGTGCGGCAGGCGAAACGGCTGTCGTTTGCGCGAACGCA from Pseudoduganella armeniaca includes the following:
- a CDS encoding zinc-dependent peptidase; its protein translation is MEALLSITLLALAVATPFWYPRWTLKRALARPLPPAALRTLSEYIPVYDRLDPALQQQLQRLIVQFLHQKKFVGCAGLEVTDEMRVAIAGLACMLLLNRPSKVYRPLHTILVYPGAFAAARQEVGPGGIVTDGRQTMLGESWTDGRVVLSWEDVARGAREWSSGHNVALHEFAHQLDSESGTTNGAPYLGSADSYRSWSAVLSRDFAHLRHEAWTGNPDSVLDHYGATSPAEFFAVATEAFFGKPWQLRERHPALFDELSKYYRVDPRDWQDAPVAEPAIVEMPAVPANRSFAWASW
- a CDS encoding universal stress protein gives rise to the protein MAYKTILVHLDEAPHAGARVLLAAELALQHDAHVIGVALTGVSRFLYQNEMVDEQDPNLARHLDVLRERAAHALAGFAPQLRALGVQSFEERVLDDEPGAGLSLVARHADLAIVGQVLPDQRGSAAGFPAEVLTESGCPVLVLPHTARPRGSISVSAAGVASPGAPLPGRDVLVAWNASKEAARAVREALPLLRRAEQVTVAILDAELHPALFGNEPGADVVAWLGRHGVAAQVTLAASPRHGLLKRPSQVGETLLALAAERGCDLMVLGAFGHSRLRETLLGGVTRAVLDGMTVPVLMAH
- a CDS encoding glycine zipper domain-containing protein, which encodes MTTIIAGHFQLQEEVDNARQALVDAGYPADAISGFYVSQPGQHDAHPLGGDRDKSPGAKDSPEGLAKGAATGGAIGAALGAATVPLTGPAGPVVGGLVGAHVGSLYSFSHMKEKGEPEQGGENMVEPRAPGMMIAVALPEGDTDRAIGLLRDLGARRIEQAEGTITGGDWKDFDPLSLPRLVG
- a CDS encoding TraR/DksA family transcriptional regulator; amino-acid sequence: MNDLTPDRLAALKALLEARKSTLLGQYADRPASEFNRTPAVEEIETSPADSASNRTLNQLEAEADEHRLAQLAAIRHALAKFDQGEYGICESCGGPIGASRLDARPEACLCIGCQTRMERRGP